GAtcttaaaaacatacaaataatactGTAAAGACTGAACAGTTTGTATTTAgaagtatttatgtatatacataaaatgtatgTACATGCCAACAGTTAATGAGAAAAGTggcaataaatttgaaaaaaagaacaaaaagggaTATGTGAGAGGATTTGGAGAAATGgtggggaaagaggaaatgatgtaactgtgctttatccaaccttggtttcaacaattcttgctcatatagactcttctctttctccctaattagactcccagagctccacctggggtctacCTGTGGATCTCAGCATACaaatccctcagtcgttggatggcgtttctggcatgactattaggatgtttggccatcccatcaccagagtaggtcagtcccagctgtctctcgaccattgccaccaatctattgtgggggtatatttgtggatttctgtgggcctctttagcgctttgtttcttccttttctcatgtggtcttcatttaccatggtctcctattccttgttctccctctctgttcttgatcaagctaggatctcccactcccacagtctctctttccttcgaccctcacccttcattactcctacTCATgttcaggttgttcatgtagattttAGCtgcttctctgtcattgggcaagccctgtgtctttcttgggctcctgttttccaggtagccccCCTGgggatgtgagtagcagtccaggcATCcatgttccacatctagtatcctcctatgagtgagtacataccatatttgtctttttgagtctgggttacctcactcaggatgattttttctagatccatccatttgcctgcaaacctcatgatgccattgattttctctgctgagtagttttccattgtgtatatgtgccacaatttatttatccattcttcagttgaagggcatctaggttgtttccaggttctggctattacaaacaatgctgatatgaacatggctgagcatgtgctcttgtggtatgattgagcatatgaacaagaattgttgaaaccaaggttggataaagcacagggacaaatatccaaatgaatggaaacacatgaactatgaaccaaaggctgagaggcccccaactgggttgggccctctgaataggtgagacatttgattggcttgatctctttggaAGGCATcaaggcagtggtaccaggtcctgtgttcattgcatgagttggctgtttgaaccctggggcttatgcagggtcgcatGGCTTGGCTGGGAGGAcagggctggacctgcctggactgagtctatcaggttgatctcagtcctcgtgggaggctttgccctggaggaggtaggaatggggggtgtgctggggggaaggggaggagggcaggagggggagaacaagggaatccgtggctgatatgtagaactgaatggtattgtaaaataaaataaaaggaaaaaaataaagtgtttaaaaaagcAGAAATGATGTAACtgttttataatctcaaaaataagaaaaaatgttctcaatttgattatttcctggcttgtattcttcctgggtgactttgcttcttcttgttctagagctttcagatgtgctgttaaatcactagtttgagatttttccaaattctttatatgggcatttagtgctatgaatttcgcTCTTAGCACAGCtctcatagtgtcccatatgtttgggtatgtggtacattcattttccttgctctttaggaagtctttaatttctttctttctttctttctttctttctttctttctttctttctttctttctttctttctttctttctttctttctttctttctttctcctttaaaccattggtgattcaactgagcattattcagtttccatgagattgtaggctttctttagttttgtagttgctgaaatctaactttaaaccatggtggtctgatataACACAGGAgtttattccaattgttttgtatctgttgagatttgctctgtggccaagtatgtggtagatttgagagaaactcaaagcaattccactaaaatcaggaacaaggcaaggctgtctgctctccccatacttactcaatatagtacttgaagttttagccagagcaataagaccacataaggagatcaaggggatgcaaattggaaaggaagaaatcaagcttttcctatttgtagatgatatgatagaatACATGAGTGATCCCCAAAATTCAACTAAgaaactcatacagcttataaacaccttcagcaatgtagcaggataaactcaaaaaaatcagtaaccctcctatatacaattgacaactacgctgagaaggaaatcagagatacatcacctttTAGAAttgccacaaatgatataaaatatcttggggtaactctaattaattaagtgaaggacctatatgacaagagctttaagtccttgaagaaagaaattgaagaagatgtcagaaaatggaaagctctcccatcCTCatagataggcaggattaacatagtaaaaatggcgatcttaccaaagcaatctacagattcaatgcaatccacatcaaaatcccaacacaattcttcataaaCCTGGagagaataatattcaacttcacatggaaaaacaaaaaaaaccaggatagccaaaagaatcctgtacaataaaacaacctctggagccatcatgacctcaagctctactatagagctacaacaataaaaaaaagcttGGTACAGGATTACAAAcggacatgtagaccaatggaattgaattgaagtccctgacattaatccacacacctatgaacatataatttttgacaaagaaggcaaaactgcacaatggaaaaaaagaaagcttcttcaacaaatggtgctggcataactggatatcaacatgtagaaggctgccaataaatccatatctgtcaccgtgcacaaaactttaatccaagtggatcaaagacctcaacatagatccagttactctgaacctgatagaagagaaagtaggaacttgtcttgaacacattggcactggagattacttcctaaatacaacacaccagtagcacagacactgagagcaacaattaattaatgggacctcttgaaactgagaagcttttctagagcaaaggacatgttcaacaagacaaagcaacagcctacagaatgggaaaagatcttcaccaaccccacatctgacagagggatgatatccagaatatataaagaactcaagaaattagacatcaaaatgcccaacagtccaattaagaaaagGGCTATatggctaaacagagaattctcaatagaggaagttcaaatggctgaaagacatttgaggAATTGCTCACCAttcctaattatcagggaaatgcaaatcaaaatgactctgaactaccaccttacatctgtcagaatggctaagatcaaaatcactgaagacagcttatgctggagaggatgtggagcaagggaaactctcctccactgttggtgggaatacaagcttgtacagccactttggaaatcaatatggtgctttcttataaaattgggaatcaatctccccctaGAACCAgatatcccactcttgggcatattcctaaggaatactcaatcatatcacaaggacccatgttcaactatgttcatagcagcattatttttaatagccagaacctgaaaacaacctagatgcccttcaactgaagaatggataaataaaatgtggtacatatacacaatggaatactactcagcagagaaaaccattgacatcatgaggtttgtaggcaaatggatggatctagaaaaaataatcctgagtgaggtaacccagactcagaaagacaaacatagtatgtactcactcataggtaaatactagatgtaaacaaagcatgactagactgctactcagaactccagggaggctacctagtaaagaggaccccaagaaagacacagggattgcccaatgtcagagaaatggatgagatctccatgagtaaactggacaTGGGGGGGTAATGAAGGCGGAGGGTTGAGGGAAACGGAGCTTTGGGAAGGGGGAGATCCCATGtgaatcaagaaaagagagggaggacaaggaaagaaagaccatgataaatgaagaccccatgggaataggaagaagcaaagtgctagagatgtccccagaagtccacaaagatacctccacaagaggctactggcaatggtcgagagaaagttcaaactgaactactctggtgatccagtggccaaacaccctaactgttgtggtagAACTTCCATCCAATGAATGATGGAAGTggattcagagatccatggccaggccccaggtgtaATTGCTGGATTCCATTCAGTGAGAAAGAGGTGGGATTTTATGAGCGAGAATTTTTgcgaccatgattggaaaaagcacaaggacaaatagccaaactagtggaaacacatgaaatatgacCCAATAGCCGaggagcctccaactggatcagaccctctggataagtgagacagttgattagcttgaactgtttgggaggccctcaGGCTGTGGGACCAGGATGGTCTTTAgtgcatgagatggctgtttggagcctggagcctatgcAGGGACTCTTTGCTCAGCCTGTGTGAAGGGAGGAGgagcctggacctgcctcaattgaatctaCCTGGCTGAGCTGATTACCCAGgtgagtccttgccctggaggagatgggaatggggggtggtttgggggcAGTGTGTGGCAGGGAGTGGTTGAGGGAgtacaggggaatctgtggctgatacttaaaattaaattaaattataaaataaaaaaagaaaagaagaaaaggcagcattcatttatatgaaaaaaagagaaaaaaaatgaaaagaaaacaacaacaaaaaagccagcaCTCATAATGCCTAGGAAAGTATAGACACATGAACAAATTATTCCCTACACTCTCTACATGACAAAatatcacatatatttttatgttgCACTGCTTGATCTTTGCTTGGGCACATTATCCTCaaattttactaatttttataaGATTTGACAATTCAATGCTCCCAAGGTTGCAGTATTTACtgttaaaacataaaaatcaaattcTATAACGCAAGGACATAATTACAAAACATAGTTCTGGATAAGTCTGAGAACTTCCTTCCATTTGTATCTTTGTGATTTATACCATagtatatttacttttcttttaaatgaattgACCCAACAGCCCAAATTCaaaagtgatgatgatgatgatgatgatgatgataatgatgattcCATTCCAGTATTGAGTCTATCCATCAGAGAGTTTACATTCCATTTTAGTTGTTCAATCCTCTCTGATTTTGTTAAGCAAACTGGTGAGTAGACATATTCAAatgcttcaatttttaaaatttattttaaattagttatgaatgtgtcatatttatttatttttatcaaaaatatattcttttctgaTATAATATACCCTGACCacagcttctctttcctccattcctcccatGCTTTTTTAAGTAGGAGCAAGggaaatttaataaaattgagTGTGGTATCTTTGTGCTCAACTGGCACAAAAGTCAATAAGTTTGAGTTTTGATTTAATATATATGTGATGGTCTCATTTGAATCAATACAATTTTTGTGCATTATCCTATTAAAGtggtttattttctcttattagtTATTGTGTGTTATAATCAAATACACTTataattttagtatattttttaaaaacctctacTGTTTCTTCACAATCCCATGTTTAAATCATTCAGAACTACGTTTACCTATTTCAGGCTCTAAATTAAAATGCTAGTTAATTTTTTTAGCTATTTCTTCTCACTACAACATTAAGTAATTCGATCCTTCAGAACTTGGTATACTATGAAAATATAGTTTTCAAAGTTTCTGTACATCAATGTAGATACCACTACTTACCTATTTGAAAACTCTCTGAATTATTTGTTGTggacattataataaaatatttaatacagaGTTCAATATGATTGAATATAAACTAAACTGTGAAATAGAGTGGGACTTGAAATATAAACTACCAATGATAGACTTGATCTACTATAGCTCACAGTACAAAAATGAACATTTCTACAACAACCCTGAACATTCACTCCTTGTTAGAAACTCGGGGTTACTGGGAGTAAGAGGATGCTAAGCATATAAGgcttaaataaactaaaaacagaTACGACTATTAAAAATTCTGAATATTAGGATGATTATAAGTTGCAGTAGTAATGATTATTACTTTAAAGTTATATCcaggagaaaatattttgttCATAGTATTTAGACTGATcagataaaaatgtaattaaaaaacagaGAATGTAGTATTACAAATAGCAATGTTATCTATGCATTCAACTTCATAATAAAAtttatcctttgtttttcttcaaaggaCTCTTTGAGAATTATATAAATATGTGAGAAAATAATCAATCTGTTGATTATTTTGGTAAATCATATCCTTACTTGTCTTGttggaaatttcattttctggACAGGGGTTACAAtcaaaacagcagatagcttttCCCTCCTGAGGGGATTTTCTGTGTCCAGGACTGCAGGGCCTACTGCATATGGAGGGTGGAGTCTGAGGAAAATcagatacattttaaatacaatgATTTAATATAAGTTCCAAAAGCTGCAGTGATTCACAACGAGGAGCCACTGAAAGTTCTATTAAAGTCATGTTTCATAAAGTAAAATTCCATTGTTTTTAAGATAAGTATTATGAATTTATGGTGATTTATAAATTGTGGAACACACACattagaggagaggggagaagagaaaagcgggagggagaggagagagagagagagagagagagagagagagagagagagagagagagagagagagagagagagaaatatagaaGAGTGGATGTGAGTTAAAATGAGTAATTGTTAAAATGTGTTACCCAATGATGAAGCATGctattttatagtatttgtgCTACATGTAAATCATTTGAGTTAAGACCAAATTACCTGTCTAAAATCGGTGGCCCACTCTGTCATTTCATCAGATATGTACAATTGTGGATCATTTGGAGAATGTCCAGAAAACTTTCCTATTTTCACTTTAAATCCACAGGACTGTTTAAAATCTGTGACATagaaaatgtcatattctgtaccCTGTTTTGCCTCCTGGTTTATGGTCACTAGGTCTCCAGCAGGATTTACAAATTGTATGTTCTTCAGTAAAGAAAACAtctaaaacacatttttcatttcagtttcaaCTATGCCTACACACTAggacagaaaatataaaatatataatgctCACAATTTTCATTAGCCTCCTCTAAAAGGCAACTGTATTAAAAGTACTCAAtagtaaataaaagaatttatatATAGACATAAATTTTCACTAcactttaaagttaaaattttatcACTGGTATTGATGCTCTAAAACACACCACCTAAATTATAAGCTTTTAGAGTAGAGACACATTCTACATTTCTTCCTGGCAACATTGTTATTTGATCATCACCTTGGGAATTGCTTTCCTAAATAGATCAAAAAGTGGGAGCACTACTATTACCAACTGAAATCTCTGTTTTAAAATGTTGAGCAACTTTTTGAACATACAAAAGAAAAGTCATTTtccttttgtcatttaaaaatttcatgaaaaatattGTTCTTCCAAATGTTAAAAACATAAGATTCATGTATGTTGCAATATTCTGAACAAAATTTCTTCATTTAGATTGTAAAATGCTAAATTGTATGCCTGTAATAGCTGTATCATAATTTATGATGCTAACATAATAAATCATCACATGCAGTGAAAAATTCCAGATATATATGCACCTTGGAGAAAGGCATGTAGTTTCCATGGATTTAGAAAACTATGGATACCTTTAAGAATGTCATATCTATAACATACAGGCCATTCAATGAATGACTAATTAATTACCTTCCAGGAGTCAAATTCCAGTCCTTTCCCATGATTCTCTGGCCATATGTCTGTTTGTCGCAGAAGCATCTCATGGAGTGAGTGGGCTACAGCATACACAGCATTGTATAAGTTATAACTTGAATCACTCATGGACATTCCAAACTGATGTCTAAATAACCACTTCAATAAATTTGAAGCAGAACAATTCTTCAGTTTCTTACAATTAGATGATgacaaagaacatttaaaataaatccacCATAGTCTAACAAATGAaatttcattactgtaatttgaAGGGTGCACTGTCTGCATAAATTGTTTAAAATCAGACATCTCAGAATTATGATGTGAAAAAAAGAGAGTACCATGGAAGGAGTCAAGCAAGAAATGTCCTATAGCAGTGATCCTGTCAAATTGTGATGTACTGACCCAGATTCTATTAATGTTAAAAATTTTCCATGCTATAAAGTGTATTTGTAGAGCAGAGTCTTTGTCTCCATAAACTATCACAACTTTTGCTGATGACTTCATAATCTGCTCATTATACTGGTTAGCCTTTATAAAGTATGAAATATTATCATCTGTAATAAAACTCACAAATGCTAAACAGACCATGTTCCTTTGCATCTCTTCTCTCAATTCAGAAAGAAATTGAATTCCACGGTCTTCATTTGAAATGATCACCCCCACCCAGTTCCATCTAAAGTGAACCAGGAGGGACACCATGGCTAGTGGCAGAGATGTGTCCTTGGGAGACATCTGGTAGAGATGAGGAAATTGTTCATGGGCATTCAGGAGAGGTTGAAAATCACCATAGTACAGCTGAAGGACATAGAACATAAGCACGGTATGAGTAACATAGAAGAACTAATGATTGGTCTAAGACCTAAGTGTAGTAAAAAAATACTAGGGGTGTTAGAAAGTGTGAATTCTTCACCTCATTATTAAGATCATATCCAATTTCTTGTGGTTGTTCCAAAACTACAAGTGAACTATCTTTTCTGGTAAAATGTTTCACACTTCTGTGCCTTTCATTCCTATTTGTGATAAAGTTGTTATGTTTGCTTCAGAAAGCATCTGAGCATTTATTCTTGATGGAACAGAATAGATAAAAACCAACTCTCTACCTGTGAATCTTTTGAGAATCTACTTTAAGGAGGAGACAGTATTTCATTAAATTATCCCACTCTGACTTACCTCTGGAGTTCTGGATAAGTACAAGAGTGGTCCAAGTTTTGCAGATACTTCCCACATGGGTCCTGTAAATAcgattaaatattttttctgatttttacagTAGTAGTTAGGAAAATTTTCACTTGTTTTTGCAGTATAACCAGAATTCCTCTTGTAGTCAGCCAACAGATTACATTTGATGTCAACTAGCAGAGAAATGTTTGGTAAAATATGAGGGTTCCTATTGATTTCTTCCATagcaaaataaagagagaaaatcagGTGGATGTTCTTAGGTGTCAACCTGAAAACAGAGCACACTATTCATGAGAGATTAGGTTACAAACATGACAATTTTACATTACACTCAATGGGAGAATAGCACTGAATTCTTATTTTTTGGACCCATTGCTATAATGACACAAGtcttatttatttgatgtatgaGAATGTGAGTCCCGTGGGAGAATATTAAGATTCATAAAGGATTTTCTTTGGGCGCAGTGGATTTCATACCAATGAGATTGCCTTTTTACTTTGATGTTTCCTACAGTTCCATCCTATTATCTGCAAactttgtaaaatatattcatgCCCTTCAGACACTAGAAAAGTTTGTACTGGTTAATGTTGAATCTTCTCATGCCTTCATTGTATACTTCTAACATTTAACATATTTGTAAAATGCATTTGTATTATCTGCTATCTATAATGCTATACTTTTATACAGAGGCAGAACTGGACAAAGCTATGATTTTGCTGAGGGTATGAAGACTAGGTAACCAAATCTGCCTGTGTCAAATGCTTTGAAAAGCCAGAGGGATTCACAGGTAATTAAAATAGCATAATACTTCTTATTCTCCCTCTTTCCTTGCACATACTTTCTTGCTTTCATATTGTATTTGATGATGTTCAATGTTTAGTGATATAAGGTTGGCTATTATTATACCTGCTTCCAGTGAGGAATGAGCTCCCTTCTCTTCATATGGACCCTCATGCTGTACTGATGCCTTTCAACCTATATTCTTTGCTTTGTAATACAGAACTGACCCTGTTTTCAAGTTGGTGTGGTTGAGATTTGTCCTAATAGGTCGTGTGTAACAGATTTACTTcagtttctctctttcatttaagGTCTTTTGGTTGGATGTAACACTTTTGATATAGTTTTATAGATTTTAAGCCTATTCAACAATAACATCTTATAAAAGTGTATTGTTTATGTGTCTTTTAGGTATTGCTGTATGCTGAGAGAGCTGGTAACAATGACTTTACTTGGGGCCCAAGAATATAGAGCAGATGGCAATGGATAGGTGAGGTGTCAACCCACCAGATAAATAAttctctgagccgggcggtggtggcgcacgcctttaatcccagcactcgggaggcagagccaggcggatctctgtgagttcgaggccagcctgggctaccaagtgagttccaggaaaggcgcaaagctacacagagaaaccctgtctcgaaaaaccaaaaaaaaaaaaaaattctctgatgGAGGAACTCTTACAGGTAAGATTCATGGGGCCACAGACTTGGACATGGTTGCTTCTCTTTGTAATTTTACATGTGTATGAACAGCTATGGTATCTTCCTAATACCTGAACTGTAATGTGTAATTTAATCtgatgtgtacatgtaatctcatgattacatctcaatcttatgggcataTATACCTGAGGATGGTCAGGAAGAAGACTTCTCATTAAACTgcataattttaatatatgtaaGATATACCAGGATATGCTTAATAACTACATCTATTTTTCCATGAGGAATGTAAGACACATaggcactgattttttttaaatcactagtCAGACTGGCATAAACAAAACAGCAATTTCTTCTCAGTTCTAAGACAATCCATATACTATTGGTTGATTCGGGCCTTAGAACAATTACAATCTAGACTGAATGTCTCTATAAATATATCATAAGTCAAAACTTTACAGATATGGACAAGGACAGAGTTAGACATGTCTAACTAAGGTTATTAGTTACAAAGCAACCTAAATTACTATGCCAGTTTCTCTAGCCAGGCTTGGCTGATAACAGAGACCAGTCCCAATCCCTACTAAATTCTTTTGCAATTAACACTCTGTACAAACGTCTAACCTCAATCTATGATATAAAACTCAAGGAACAGTTAACTAACTGTTCATTATTTAGGTCCCAAATAACAAATAATCAAATAACCAAGTCCAGAGAGAAACAgatttatgtggaaaaaatttcacaattagccagggctacagaagaGTTGGTCTGGGCTCACAGCCTTGAATATAGGGGGTAGAAGTTCCCTCCCTTTTGATCTCTGCTTACAAACAGgataggaaaatatatttttaggtttAGGAAACTTTCAATGCCACCATCCCCCACCTATGCGTTGCCTTGGAATATGGCTCTGCTGCTCATCATCTACTCAAGGAGTGTGCTATGACCTTTAGATGCAGCTtttgtaacttttctttttattgcacAAAGCCCAAAAAGCCTCCTGTTAAATGTGTATGTGGCTGTGTAGGACAATGGGAGCAAGAAAATTGGAACTTGAGAGAAAACTGAAGCTGCAGAGAAGTAAAAAGCATGGCCATCACATCCTGTATGTGAGTGTCATTCCCTCAGATAGAAACTTATTCCTAAAGACCCTTAAATAAGAAAGATTCCTAAAATCCCACTACTCTGAAGGCATTCTATTTACAACCCTAGAGCAATTCTAGGAGCTGGACTCCCAGGCAGTGTTAGCCTCATCCATATTTTCTGTATTGCTTTGTAACtaaatacataatatatcactAGACATAACTTGTGGTTGTGAAGCTGCTATGGAATTGATTGAACCATTTACATATGCCATAAATTTTTAATGCTCATGTTTGAATCAGTTTTTTTGGCAGtgtcttattcttttattttaattaactcTTTCTCAGAAAGACCCCAAGTTATGCCACTTTGTCTAGGTCCTTGCCATTCTTTACTGGAGATGGATATGATTGTTAAAATTGAATTCTCCCATTCGTTCATTGTAATTACTTTTCTGTGAATTGTTAATATGTCATATGACATAGACTAGACCATAATATACAATTTAGATAGTTTTGAACTTGAAAGGAGCCTTTAATCTTTGTATGGAATACAGAAATACCCAGGATAGCTGAAATAAttctaaataatgaaataattactGGTAATATCACTATGGTATCACAATATACTACATGGCTGTAGTAATATAAACCGAATGAACTTGTCACAAAAGCAAACATGTTGATAAATAGAAAGGAATTGGagtccacacacctatgtacaTCCACTTTATGGTAATGAAGCCAGAAATCCACAGTGGAAAAGCTAAACATCTTTAACAACTGGTGCTGTCTAAACTGAATAGATACATGGAAAGGAACACATATTTATCCATATCTGTCAATCAGCACAAAACCCAACTCTGGCTGAACAACACTGTAAGACTAGATACACTGGATctcttaaaagagaaaactggggtataatcttgaactcatggttttggtaaagttttttttttttttttctgaatagaacactgaAAGGGAACGTACCAAAACAACAGGAAGTAAAGgagatctcatgaaactgaaaagcttttgtatgGTAAAGAACACCATCATTGGGACATTGTGGCAGGctggaaaatgggaaaagatccttagtcatcagagtaTTATAAATCAAATGTACTTTGAAATTTTATCCAATTACATTCATCATGGACAACATCAATAAAAAATGATAGCTTATGGTACAAGAATGTACTCTAATGGGAAGACTCATGCATTGCTTATAGGATTGTAAACTTCCACTATGAAGATCAGTGCAGTAGTTCCTTTGGAAGCTTGGTATAGATCTACTTCAAGTTCCAGATATCTGAATAGTCTTAGTTTGGGCTTCTAATGCTGTA
The nucleotide sequence above comes from Peromyscus maniculatus bairdii isolate BWxNUB_F1_BW_parent chromosome 1, HU_Pman_BW_mat_3.1, whole genome shotgun sequence. Encoded proteins:
- the LOC102918611 gene encoding vomeronasal type-2 receptor 116-like; the protein is MLSLIFVFLVLKPPLLLCNLTDPVCFFRVKDKKNPDGDKEKDCFFSIYTEHRKMKNEYFSGNLDKQLTPKNIHLIFSLYFAMEEINRNPHILPNISLLVDIKCNLLADYKRNSGYTAKTSENFPNYYCKNQKKYLIVFTGPMWEVSAKLGPLLYLSRTPELYYGDFQPLLNAHEQFPHLYQMSPKDTSLPLAMVSLLVHFRWNWVGVIISNEDRGIQFLSELREEMQRNMVCLAFVSFITDDNISYFIKANQYNEQIMKSSAKVVIVYGDKDSALQIHFIAWKIFNINRIWVSTSQFDRITAIGHFLLDSFHGTLFFSHHNSEMSDFKQFMQTVHPSNYSNEISFVRLWWIYFKCSLSSSNCKKLKNCSASNLLKWLFRHQFGMSMSDSSYNLYNAVYAVAHSLHEMLLRQTDIWPENHGKGLEFDSWKMFSLLKNIQFVNPAGDLVTINQEAKQGTEYDIFYVTDFKQSCGFKVKIGKFSGHSPNDPQLYISDEMTEWATDFRQTPPSICSRPCSPGHRKSPQEGKAICCFDCNPCPENEISNKTNMNHCVKCPDDQYANTKRTHCLKKVVTFLAFEDPLGMSLAGLALCFSSLTAVVLTIFLKHQDTPIVKANNQVLSYVLLISLIFCFLCPLLYIGHPHMATCILQQTTFAIFFTMATSSVLAKTITVVLAFKITVPDRRKRWLLASGAPNIVIPICTMIQLILCGIWLATSPPFVDADVHTEHGHILIVCNKGSVTAFYCVLGYLGSLSLASFTVAFLARNLPDTFNEARFLTFSMLVVCSVWITFLPVYQSTKGKATITVEIFCILASSAGLLFCIFAPKCYIILFKPQINSFHKIRKRHSKTENIH